A stretch of the Alnus glutinosa chromosome 6, dhAlnGlut1.1, whole genome shotgun sequence genome encodes the following:
- the LOC133871483 gene encoding uncharacterized protein LOC133871483, which produces MATEASFELRSLRPKHTCSRVYKNSIVNSRWISDKLYDKFKIQPDMPLRVIQDEVKRKWNVEVSRSQMYRGRKKAGKRLYSCLGEQYGKLWDYCETLRRTNPGSCVMIKVEKTNPNLPTKFHRLYMSLAAMKKWFLEGCRPVIGLDGCFLKGPYKGILLVVGVALKELLWKAASSYTEVDFKIHMEEIKRISLDAFDYLDKARDKPILTILEMIRKQLMRRYQLKIDGISKLKGKLCPRIVEKLESVCEAASDCLSCYSGNGMFEVEQRSRQYVVDIQNRKCGCRRWQMTGIPCTHAHSAITYHGHHPEDYMDSCYSIETYKKAYAPLIYPMPSEEQWIGTEHDVLDPPRSRLMTGIPRKVRVRGPDESRVPQNPYRMRKFGLKGNCGLCKESDLVGLRLPSWNRQPTAPRPPPPPPMRESSRIKNMFRTVPINPQPPVFIDLTARSIAARDT; this is translated from the exons ATGGCGACTGAGGCATCATTTGAATTGAGGTCCTTAAGACCTAAACATACTTGTTCTCGAGTATACAAGAACTCAATCGTCAATTCAAGATGGATATCAGATAAACTATATGATAAGTTTAAAATTCAGCCGGACATGCCACTGCGAGTGATACAAGATGAAGTCAAGaggaaatggaatgttgaagtAAGTAGGAGTCAAATGTATAGAGGTAGGAAGAAGGCAGGGAAGAGGTTGTACAGTTGTTTAGGTGAGCAGTATGGCAAGCTATGGGATTACTGTGAGACTTTAAGGCGTACTAACCCGGGCAGCTGTGTAATGATTAAGGTTGaaaaaacaaaccctaatttGCCTACTAAGTTTCATAGACTCTACATGTCCCTTGCAGCCATGAAGAAATGGTTCTTGGAAGGTTGTAGGCCTGTCATAGGCCTAGACGGGTGCTTTTTGAAAGGACCCTACAAGGGAATACTATTGGTTGTG GGGGTGGCCCTGAAGGAATTGTTGTGGAAGGCAGCATCGTCTTATACTGAGGTCGACTTCAAAATACATATGGAAGAAATTAAGAGAATCAGTCTTGATGCCTTTGACTACCTAGACAAG GCTCGTGACAAGCCTATTCTGACAATACTTGAGATGATTAGGAAGCAGCTCATGAGAAGATACCAACTGAAAATAGATGGCATCAGCAAATTGAAAGGTAAGTTGTGCCCTAGAATTGTTGAAAAGCTTGAATCCGTTTGTGAAGCAGCATCAGACTGCCTTTCCTGTTATTCTGGCAATGGTATGTTTGAAGTGGAGCAAAGAAGTAGGCAATATGTTGTTGATATTCAGAATAGGAAATGTGGCTGTAGGAGGTGGCAAATGACTGGGATCCCATGTACACATGCACATTCTGCCATAACCTATCATGGACATCACCCAGAGGATTATATGGATTCATGTTATAGCATTGAGACGTACAAAAAGGCCTATGCTCCACTCATATATCCAATGCCTAGTGAGGAACAATGGATAGGGACTGAGCATGATGTTTTGGATCCGCCAAGATCAAGATTGATGACAGGTATACCTCGGAAGGTCAGAGTAAGAGGTCCTGATGAGTCGAGAGTTCCTCAGAATCCTTATAGGATGAGAAAGTTTGGATTGAAGGGTAATTGTGGGCTTTGCAAG GAAAGTGACCTTGTTGGACTTAGATTGCCAAGCTGGAACAGGCAACCGACAGCACCcagaccaccaccaccaccacccatGAGAGAGTCTAGTAGAATCAAGAACATGTTTCGGACAGTTCCAATTAATCCTCAACCTCCTGTTTTTATTGACCTGACTGCTAGGTCTATTGCTGCTAGAGATACATGA